The following are encoded together in the Streptomyces sp. NBC_01465 genome:
- a CDS encoding malate dehydrogenase has protein sequence MTRTPVNVTVTGAAGQIGYALLFRIASGHLLGSDVPVKLRLLEIPQGLKAAEGTAMELDDCAFPLLQGIEITDNPNVAFDGANVALLVGARPRTKGMERGDLLAANGGIFGPQGKAINDNAADDIKVLVVGNPANTNALIAQASAPDVPAERFTAMTRLDHNRAISQLAQKTGVPVSEIKRLTIWGNHSATQYPDIFHAEVAGKNAAETVNDEQWLADTFIPTVAKRGAAIIEARGASSAASAANAAIDHVHTWVNGTADGDWTSMGIVSDGSYGVPEGLISSFPVTTKDGKFEIVQGLEINDFSRARIDASVQELVEERDAVRELGLI, from the coding sequence ATGACCCGCACTCCCGTCAACGTCACTGTGACCGGCGCGGCCGGCCAGATCGGCTACGCGCTGCTCTTCCGCATCGCCTCCGGTCACCTGCTCGGCTCGGATGTGCCGGTCAAGCTGCGACTCCTCGAGATCCCCCAGGGCCTCAAGGCCGCCGAGGGCACCGCCATGGAGCTCGACGACTGCGCCTTCCCGCTGCTCCAGGGCATCGAGATCACCGACAACCCGAACGTCGCCTTCGACGGCGCGAACGTCGCCCTCCTGGTCGGCGCCCGCCCGCGTACGAAGGGCATGGAGCGCGGCGACCTGCTCGCCGCCAACGGTGGCATCTTCGGCCCGCAGGGCAAGGCCATCAACGACAACGCCGCGGACGACATCAAGGTCCTCGTCGTCGGCAACCCGGCCAACACGAACGCGCTCATCGCGCAGGCGTCGGCCCCGGACGTACCGGCGGAGCGCTTCACCGCGATGACGCGCCTCGACCACAACCGCGCGATCTCGCAGCTCGCGCAGAAGACCGGCGTCCCGGTCTCCGAGATCAAGCGCCTCACCATCTGGGGCAACCACTCGGCGACGCAGTACCCGGACATCTTCCACGCCGAGGTCGCCGGCAAGAACGCCGCCGAGACCGTCAACGACGAGCAGTGGCTGGCCGACACCTTCATCCCGACCGTCGCCAAGCGCGGCGCGGCGATCATCGAGGCCCGCGGCGCGTCCTCGGCGGCCTCGGCCGCCAACGCCGCCATCGACCACGTGCACACGTGGGTCAACGGCACCGCGGACGGCGACTGGACGTCGATGGGCATCGTGTCGGACGGTTCGTACGGCGTCCCCGAGGGCCTCATCTCCTCCTTCCCGGTCACCACGAAGGACGGCAAGTTCGAGATCGTCCAGGGCCTGGAGATCAACGACTTCTCGCGCGCGCGGATCGACGCGTCGGTGCAGGAGCTGGTCGAGGAGCGCGACGCGGTGCGCGAGCTCGGCCTGATCTGA
- a CDS encoding XRE family transcriptional regulator has protein sequence MPRWKALPEELDPQVREFASQLRRLVDRSGLSIAAVADRTGYSKTSWERYLNGRLLAPKGAIVALAEVTGTNPVHLTTMWELAERAWSRSEARHDMTMEAIRISQARAALGEFGSAPVAPARTKNGSARPQSASAAPAQAAPVADAVPVAPVPPQSGQFGPPPAALHQPQAPSQPPRSRPPSSSPSSPSDQRPGRKKLTMFLAGVVGALLVIAAAVLLTDLGGKGDNNNGGKKTTPSPTVSTNPNLPPGVKCSGKDCTGKDPEAMGCGGELARSLTNVTVGGALVEVRYSKTCGAAWARINQAATGDVVQVSAAGAVTQKGTVAADPDAYTPMIAVTDPALVKACATLKTGAQGCTKN, from the coding sequence ATGCCTCGTTGGAAGGCTCTGCCGGAGGAACTCGACCCGCAGGTACGGGAGTTTGCCAGCCAGCTGCGCAGACTCGTCGACCGGAGCGGGCTGAGCATCGCTGCGGTGGCCGACCGGACCGGCTACAGCAAGACGTCGTGGGAGCGCTATCTGAACGGGCGGCTGCTCGCGCCGAAGGGCGCGATCGTCGCACTGGCCGAGGTGACCGGGACCAACCCGGTGCATCTGACCACCATGTGGGAGCTGGCGGAGCGGGCGTGGAGCCGTTCCGAGGCGCGGCACGACATGACCATGGAAGCCATACGGATTTCCCAGGCGCGCGCCGCGCTGGGGGAGTTCGGGTCCGCGCCGGTGGCTCCGGCGCGTACGAAGAACGGGAGCGCACGCCCGCAGAGCGCGTCCGCCGCGCCCGCCCAGGCTGCTCCGGTCGCCGACGCCGTGCCGGTGGCGCCCGTACCGCCGCAGAGCGGGCAGTTCGGTCCGCCCCCTGCGGCGTTGCACCAGCCCCAGGCGCCGTCGCAGCCGCCGCGCAGCCGGCCGCCGTCCTCGTCACCGTCCTCGCCCTCCGACCAGAGGCCCGGGCGGAAGAAGCTGACGATGTTCCTGGCCGGGGTGGTCGGTGCGCTGCTGGTGATAGCGGCCGCGGTGCTCCTGACCGACCTGGGCGGCAAGGGCGACAACAACAACGGCGGGAAGAAGACCACGCCCAGCCCGACCGTCTCCACCAACCCCAATCTGCCCCCCGGGGTGAAGTGCAGCGGCAAGGACTGCACCGGCAAGGACCCGGAAGCGATGGGCTGCGGCGGCGAGCTGGCCAGGTCGCTGACCAATGTGACGGTCGGCGGCGCGCTCGTCGAAGTCCGGTACAGCAAGACGTGCGGGGCGGCGTGGGCGCGGATCAACCAGGCGGCCACGGGCGACGTCGTGCAGGTCAGCGCGGCGGGAGCGGTCACGCAGAAGGGGACGGTGGCCGCCGATCCCGATGCGTACACCCCGATGATCGCGGTCACCGACCCGGCGCTGGTGAAGGCCTGCGCGACGCTGAAGACCGGTGCGCAGGGCTGCACGAAGAATTAG
- a CDS encoding DUF3017 domain-containing protein encodes MTAEDAGKQGTAEADAAEEAAEAVNAADETVDAVSAPGPDGAPVRTSRRFPAVTTDTARPEGGGRAAGADVPPPFRQWPLLTVLSATGAGLLLVAFDVTRVGLLLIGVAMLAGGVMRWCLPSVGMLAVRSRFTDMVTYAILGLAIVLLALMAQPEPWLKIPFLNDIVHFTVRT; translated from the coding sequence ATGACGGCTGAGGACGCGGGGAAGCAGGGGACCGCGGAGGCGGACGCGGCCGAGGAGGCGGCGGAAGCCGTCAACGCGGCCGACGAGACCGTCGACGCCGTCAGCGCCCCCGGTCCCGACGGCGCTCCCGTACGGACCTCGCGCCGTTTCCCCGCCGTGACGACGGACACCGCGCGCCCCGAGGGCGGCGGCCGGGCGGCCGGTGCGGACGTGCCGCCGCCCTTCCGTCAGTGGCCGCTGCTGACCGTGCTCTCCGCGACCGGGGCCGGGCTGCTGCTCGTCGCGTTCGACGTGACCCGCGTCGGGCTGCTGCTCATCGGTGTCGCGATGCTCGCGGGCGGAGTGATGCGCTGGTGCCTGCCGTCGGTGGGCATGCTGGCGGTCCGCTCCCGCTTCACGGACATGGTCACGTACGCGATTCTCGGTCTGGCCATCGTGCTGCTCGCGCTGATGGCGCAGCCGGAGCCGTGGCTGAAGATCCCGTTCCTGAACGACATCGTCCACTTCACGGTGCGCACCTAG
- a CDS encoding isocitrate lyase/PEP mutase family protein, which produces MAQLTATFRALHHDRAPGDALVIPGPWDAAAARVFADAGFPALATPSAGVAASLGYEDGSTPAAEMFAAVARIVRSVDIPVSADIEGGYGLPPKELVARLLETGAVGCNLEDSAHDGTLKDPAQHADWLAEVIAEAGDALFVNARVDTYIRGVKDTAEAVARAHRYLAAGADCVYPIGAPPDQLPRLAAEIDAPINVGAPPGGPSLAELGRLGATRITFGPGLQRKASAKVREIADALALGTY; this is translated from the coding sequence ATGGCACAGCTGACCGCCACCTTCCGCGCGCTGCACCACGACCGCGCGCCCGGCGACGCCCTCGTCATCCCCGGCCCCTGGGACGCCGCGGCCGCCCGCGTCTTCGCGGACGCCGGGTTCCCCGCGCTCGCCACGCCGAGTGCGGGGGTCGCCGCTTCGCTCGGTTACGAGGACGGGTCGACGCCCGCCGCCGAGATGTTCGCCGCCGTCGCCCGTATCGTCCGCTCGGTCGACATCCCCGTCTCCGCGGACATCGAGGGCGGGTACGGACTGCCGCCCAAGGAGCTCGTCGCCCGCCTCCTGGAGACCGGGGCCGTCGGCTGCAACCTGGAGGACTCGGCCCACGACGGCACCCTCAAGGACCCGGCGCAGCACGCGGACTGGCTCGCGGAGGTCATCGCCGAGGCGGGCGACGCCCTCTTCGTCAACGCCCGCGTGGACACGTACATCCGTGGCGTCAAGGACACCGCCGAGGCCGTGGCCCGCGCCCACCGCTATCTCGCGGCCGGCGCGGACTGCGTCTACCCGATCGGCGCCCCGCCGGACCAACTCCCGCGCCTGGCAGCCGAGATCGACGCCCCGATCAACGTCGGCGCCCCTCCCGGCGGCCCCTCGCTCGCCGAGCTCGGCCGGCTCGGCGCCACGCGCATCACCTTCGGCCCGGGCCTGCAGCGCAAGGCGTCGGCCAAGGTGCGGGAGATCGCCGACGCGCTGGCGCTCGGGACGTACTGA